The following are from one region of the Bacteroidia bacterium genome:
- a CDS encoding PorT family protein, with amino-acid sequence MKNLLILVLIVSFNVSSFGQESKWTIGFFGSPYFYKIKSMKGLNHDINSKFSYQTGIESAYLFSKRSEIQLGLSFSNISYNVNYDFSHASSEISLPKFAEIKAQYIDISLFYDINFITNEKCKFYLIAGPVSSFLISSQNKTTFQNNNVGDAKDLTANLFSLQAGIGIKYKLNNKLSLKFEPQFRYHFKVISFFTGYNPTSINCSLGIIYLFPEK; translated from the coding sequence ATGAAAAATTTACTTATTTTAGTTTTGATTGTATCATTCAATGTTAGCTCATTTGGACAAGAATCTAAATGGACTATTGGATTTTTCGGCTCACCTTATTTTTATAAAATTAAATCTATGAAAGGTTTAAATCATGACATTAATTCTAAATTTAGTTATCAAACGGGTATAGAATCAGCATATTTGTTTTCAAAAAGATCAGAGATTCAATTAGGATTATCTTTTTCCAATATTTCTTATAATGTCAATTATGATTTTTCACATGCGTCTTCAGAAATATCTTTGCCAAAATTTGCAGAAATCAAAGCTCAATATATTGACATCTCCTTATTTTATGATATTAATTTTATCACAAATGAAAAATGTAAATTTTATTTAATTGCAGGCCCAGTTTCTTCTTTTTTAATATCTTCACAAAACAAGACAACTTTTCAGAATAACAATGTAGGTGACGCAAAAGATTTAACTGCAAATTTGTTTAGTCTCCAAGCTGGTATTGGAATAAAATACAAATTAAATAATAAATTATCATTAAAATTTGAACCTCAATTCAGGTATCATTTTAAAGTAATTTCATTCTTTACAGGTTATAATCCAACATCTATTAACTGTTCTCTAGGAATAATATACTTGTTTCCAGAAAAATAA